One region of Camelina sativa cultivar DH55 chromosome 6, Cs, whole genome shotgun sequence genomic DNA includes:
- the LOC104790000 gene encoding remorin-like — MARFRREEMKIQAWENHQKAKSEAEMKKTEVEVERIKGQAQDRLMKKLAAIERKAEEKRAAAEAKKDRQAAKTEKQAEQIRRTGKVPSLLFSCFSFCS, encoded by the exons ATGGCTAG GTTCAGACGCGAAGAGATGAAGATTCAAGCATGGGAGAATCATCAAAAAGCAAAATCTGAAGCC GAGATGAAAAAAACTGAG GTGGAAGTTGAGAGGATTAAAGGACAAGCGCAAGACCGGTTGATGAAGAAACTAGCTGCAATCGAGCGCAAAGCAGAGGAGAAGCGAGCAGCAGCTGAAGCAAAGAAAGATCGTCAGGcagctaaaacagagaaacaagcTGAACAAATCAGAAGAACAGGCAAAGTACCTTCATTGTTGTTCTCTTGCTTTAGCTTTTGTTCTTAA
- the LOC104789999 gene encoding zinc finger CCCH domain-containing protein 17-like — translation MFAPATQPQQHQQPQQQKRKQSETVSSAEEEALKWNTDCVYFLASPLTCKKGPECEYRHSEYARMNPRDCYYWLNGNCMNPKCGFRHPPLEGLLGNQGGAHAGSVQPSHATAQNPGVAKQPVPCVFFQKGMCVKGDMCSFLHTPNPAAYKKQHPVEAKPATDPQISKKPAENNTGEKKFPDANFPKVVKARTDISAAPRVASAGLRDNRSVEGYAPKHAGYDPVVQRIGPTQLLQKYGSDDNSNFHNGKDADDLRESSPGFDVLVAGDTEYYHVEDRYGRRSQEGGNPEYDPDFSAIADGDREGFRDQREYRYAWGHRRVSSERGDRLDRRVYAEDERSENIQESDLRYRLAKQRKGNGMRSVGSHDYAAPESSMDRGYRDSRRDTHRENSISSSRLQGRIKLRERSNGEEGHFDRRSERGRDRSELSSHGRLRDRIKGRLEENHSGIQERGLRAPWARRRELEEERKLTPISIAETRSSKVESKPEQSLGKRKSLEEDHHSHKRSGDSFAAPLPFSEILKRKRAAASGGRSYKDETISKEEAGDETKLITEEKIEVVSEPNPPHEAEVEEGTVMEEEEVVGEEEVYEGNEEEQAYEGDELNGEYYYEEGYEEEGGEYAYEEGEEVVYAAEEGEEEATEGGEAEGEEDIEEKTVEMLS, via the exons atgtttgcGCCTGCGACTCAACCGCAACAGCATCAACAGCCGCAGCAGCAGAAGCGGAAGCAATCGGAGACTGTTTCATCTGCTGAGGAAGAAGCTTTGAAGTGGAACACCGATTGTGTTTACTTCCTTGCTTCTCCTTTAACCTGCAAGAAG GGACCTGAGTGTGAGTATCGCCACAGTGAGTATGCGCGTATGAACCCAAGGGATTGCTATTATTGGCTGAATGGAAATTGTATGAATCCCAAATGTGGCTTTAGGCATCCT CCTTTGGAGGGATTGTTGGGAAATCAAGGAGGTGCTCATGCTGGTTCTGTGCAGCCATCACATGCAACCGCTCAGAATCCTGGTGTTGCAAAACAGCCGGTTCCATGTGTCTTCTTTCAAAAAGGCATGTGTGTGAAAGGGGATATGTGTTCATTCTTGCACACGCCGAATCCTGCTGCTTATAAGAAACAGCATCCCGTAGAAGCTAAGCCTGCTACTGATCCTCAGATTTCCAAAAAGCCAGCTGAAAATAACACTGGAGAGAAGAAATTTCCTGATGCTAACTTCCCAAAGGTGGTTAAAGCACGTACTGACATATCAGCTGCACCAAGAGTCGCTTCTGCTGGACTAAGGGATAATAGAAGTGTAGAGGGATACGCTCCAAAACATGCGGGCTATGACCCTGTTGTGCAGAGAATAGGTCCGACTCAGTTGCTTCAGAAATATGGGTCTGATGATAATAGTAATTTTCACAATGGTAAGGATGCAGATGACTTAAGAGAGTCATCTCCTGGGTTTGATGTTCTTGTGGCTGGAGATACTGAGTATTATCATGTTGAAGATCGATATGGACGGAGAAGTCAGGAGGGAGGAAACCCAGAGTATGACCCTGATTTCAGTGCAATTGCAGATGGTGATAGAGAAGGATTCCGTGATCAGAGGGAATACAGGTATGCATGGGGCCACCGTCGAGTTTCATCTGAGAGAGGGGATCGTTTGGACAGAAGGGTTTATGCAGAAGATGAGAGATCAGAGAACATACAGGAATCGGATCTGAGATATCGTTTGGCTAAGCAGAGGAAAGGCAATGGTATGAGATCAGTAGGAAGCCATGACTATGCTGCTCCTGAATCTTCTATGGATAGAGGATATAGAGACTCTCGTAGGGACACACATAGGGAAAACTCCATTAGCAGTAGCCGTCTTCAGGGTAGAATTAAGCTTCGTGAGAGAAGCAATGGCGAAGAAGGACACTTCGACAGAAGAAGTGAGAGAGGAAGGGACAGAAGTGAGCTATCATCTCACGGTAGACTCCGAGATAGAATTAAGGGTAGGTTAGAGGAAAATCATAGTGGTATTCAGGAAAGAGGACTCCGGGCTCCATGGGCTAGAAGAAGAGaactggaagaagaaagaaaattaactcCAATAAGCATTGCAGAAACTAGAAGCAGCAAAGTGGAAAGTAAGCCAGAGCAATCTCTTGGGAAGAGGAAAAGCTTGGAAGAGGATCATCATAGTCATAAGCGATCAGGAGACTCATTTGCAGCTCCGTTGCCTTTCAGTGAGATTCTCAAGAGAAAAAGAGCGGCTGCATCTGGTGGTAGGAGCTACAAGGACGAGACCATATCGAAAGAGGAAGCTGGAGATGAGACCAAACTCATAACAGAAGAGAAAATCGAGGTTGTCTCTGAACCAAACCCTCCCCACGAAGCTGAAGTAGAAGAAGGAACGgtgatggaggaagaagaagtcgtTGGGGAGGAAGAAGTGTATGAAGGAAATGAAGAGGAGCAAGCTTATGAAGGCGATGAGCTAAACGGAGAGTACTATTACGAAGAAGGATATGAAGAAGAGGGAGGAGAATACGCCtatgaagaaggtgaagaagtaGTTTACGCTGctgaggaaggagaagaagaggcaaCAGAAGGAGGTGAAGCTGAGGGTGAAGAAGACATTGAGGAGAAGACCGTTGAGATGTTGTcataa
- the LOC104789996 gene encoding uncharacterized protein LOC104789996: MVAGGLDDCKDVDVVSEIADCSTSGMARAVSLGLQEYPSLDYDNVNEIKSVPAASSVFEFQKTDKEKVPQRLPIRSFSKPAPSKWDDAQKWIASPTANRPKTGGQVHVPGSRKGPSFGRQTSMKIVEVADQRTVEEPDTKRIDVSEMRKETGHKFVSWEVDSYTAADSYVKPVLMVENSTEVNLSRHDSSVATAFAQPPSTVPLRFSFYLLWLGTEIFSRXTPIASQEPSRNGTPIRATTPIRSPISSEPSSPGRQASASPMTKQELSEKELQMNTRREIMVLGTQLGKLNIAAWASKEDEDKDASTSLKTKASLQTSKSVSEARATAWEEAEKAKHMARFRREEMKIQAWENHQKAKSEAEMKKTEVEVERIKGQAQDRLMKKLAAIERKAEEKRAAAEAKKDRQAAKTEKQAEQIRRTGKVPSLLFSCFSFCS; the protein is encoded by the exons ATGG TTGCTGGTGGTTTAGATGATTGTAAAGATGTTGATGTTGTGAGTGAGATTGCTGATTGTTCTACTTCAGGGATGGCTCGAGCTGTTAGTTTGGGTCTTCAAGAGTATCCGAGTCTTGATTATGATAATGTGAATGAGATTAAGAGTGTTCCTGCTGCATCATCTGTCTTTGAGTTTCAAAAGACTGATAAGGAAAAGGTTCCTCAAAGATTGCCTATTAGATCATTCTCTAAACCGGCTCCATCTAAATGGGATGATGCTCAGAAATGGATTGCTAGTCCTACAGCTAACCGACCAAAGACTGGAGGACAGGTTCATGTTCCGGGTTCGAGGAAAGGGCCTAGCTTTGGTCGCCAGACTTCTATGAAGATTGTTGAAGTTGCTGATCAAAGAACGGTTGAAGAACCTGACACAAAACGGATAGATGTAAGCGAAATGAGAAAGGAGACAGGACACAAGTTTGTTAGCTGGGAAGTTGATTCATACACAGCTGCGGATTCATATGTCAAACCGGTTCTTATGGTTGAGAACTCTACTGAAG TTAATCTCAGTCGACATGACTCGTCAGTTGCAACTGCGTTTGCTCAGCCGCCTTCAACAGTNCCGTTGAGAT tcAGCTTTTATCTTCTTTGGCTTGGCACTGAGATTTTTAGTCGCCNGACTCCTATAGCTAGCCAAGAACCTTCAAGAAACGGGACACCGATCAGGGCAACAACGCCAATCAGAAGTCCTATATCTTCTGAACCTTCAAGTCCAGGGAGGCAAGCATCAGCTTCTCCTATGACTAAGCAGGAACTGTCAGAGAAAGAGCTTCAAATGAACACTAGGAGAGAGATAATGGTGTTGGGTACTCAACTTGGTAAATTAAACATTGCTGCTTGGGCTAGCAAAGAGGATGAAGACAAAGACGCTTCAACATCACTGAAGACCAAAGCTTCTCTACAAACTTCTAAAAGTGTCTCTGAAGCTCGTGCTACCGCGTGGGAGGAAGCAGAAAAGGCTAAGCACATGGCTAG GTTCAGACGCGAAGAGATGAAGATTCAAGCATGGGAGAATCATCAAAAAGCAAAATCTGAAGCCGAGATGAAAAAAACTGAG GTGGAAGTTGAGAGGATTAAAGGACAAGCGCAAGACCGGTTGATGAAGAAACTAGCTGCAATCGAGCGCAAAGCAGAGGAGAAGCGAGCAGCAGCTGAAGCAAAGAAAGATCGTCAGGcagctaaaacagagaaacaagcTGAACAAATCAGAAGAACAGGCAAAGTACCTTCATTGTTGTTCTCTTGCTTTAGCTTTTGTTCTTAA
- the LOC104793834 gene encoding zinc finger CCCH domain-containing protein 17-like yields the protein MFAPATQPQQHQQPQQQKRKQSETVSSAEEEALKWNTDCVYFLASPLTCKKGPECEYRHSEYARMNPRDCYYWLNGNCMNPKCGFRHPPLEGLLGNQGGAHAGSVQPSHATAQNPGVAKQPVPCVFFQKGMCVKGDMCSFLHTPNPAAYKKQHPVEAKPATDPQISKKPAENNTGEKKFPDANFPKVVKARTDISAAPRVASAGLRDNRSVEGYAPKHAGYDPVVQRIGPTQLLQKYGSDDNSNFHNGKDADDLRESSPGFDVLVAGDTEYYHVEDRYGRRSQEGGNPEYDPDFSAIADGDREGFRDQREYRYAWGHRRVSSERGDRLDRRVYAEDERSENIQESDLRYRLAKQRKGNGMRSVGSHDYAAPESSMDRGYRDSRRDTHRENSISSSRLQGRIKLRERSNGEEGHFDRRSERGRDRSELSSHGRLRDRIKGRLEENHSGIQERGLRAPWARRRELEEERKLTPISIAETRSSKVESKPEQSLGKRKSLEEDHHSHKRSGDSFAAPLPFSEILKRKRAAASGGRSYKDETXWSPLIIS from the exons atgtttgcGCCTGCGACTCAACCGCAACAGCATCAACAGCCGCAGCAGCAGAAGCGGAAGCAATCGGAGACTGTTTCATCTGCTGAGGAAGAAGCTTTGAAGTGGAACACCGATTGTGTTTACTTCCTTGCTTCTCCTTTAACCTGCAAGAAG GGACCTGAGTGTGAGTATCGCCACAGTGAGTATGCGCGTATGAACCCAAGGGATTGCTATTATTGGCTGAATGGAAATTGTATGAATCCCAAATGTGGCTTTAGGCATCCT CCTTTGGAGGGATTGTTGGGAAATCAAGGAGGTGCTCATGCTGGTTCTGTGCAGCCATCACATGCAACCGCTCAGAATCCTGGTGTTGCAAAACAGCCGGTTCCATGTGTCTTCTTTCAAAAAGGCATGTGTGTGAAAGGGGATATGTGTTCATTCTTGCACACGCCGAATCCTGCTGCTTATAAGAAACAGCATCCCGTAGAAGCTAAGCCTGCTACTGATCCTCAGATTTCCAAAAAGCCAGCTGAAAATAACACTGGAGAGAAGAAATTTCCTGATGCTAACTTCCCAAAGGTGGTTAAAGCACGTACTGACATATCAGCTGCACCAAGAGTCGCTTCTGCTGGACTAAGGGATAATAGAAGTGTAGAGGGATACGCTCCAAAACATGCGGGCTATGACCCTGTTGTGCAGAGAATAGGTCCGACTCAGTTGCTTCAGAAATATGGGTCTGATGATAATAGTAATTTTCACAATGGTAAGGATGCAGATGACTTAAGAGAGTCATCTCCTGGGTTTGATGTTCTTGTGGCTGGAGATACTGAGTATTATCATGTTGAAGATCGATATGGACGGAGAAGTCAGGAGGGAGGAAACCCAGAGTATGACCCTGATTTCAGTGCAATTGCAGATGGTGATAGAGAAGGATTCCGTGATCAGAGGGAATACAGGTATGCATGGGGCCACCGTCGAGTTTCATCTGAGAGAGGGGATCGTTTGGACAGAAGGGTTTATGCAGAAGATGAGAGATCAGAGAACATACAGGAATCGGATCTGAGATATCGTTTGGCTAAGCAGAGGAAAGGCAATGGTATGAGATCAGTAGGAAGCCATGACTATGCTGCTCCTGAATCTTCTATGGATAGAGGATATAGAGACTCTCGTAGGGACACACATAGGGAAAACTCCATTAGCAGTAGCCGTCTTCAGGGTAGAATTAAGCTTCGTGAGAGAAGCAATGGCGAAGAAGGACACTTCGACAGAAGAAGTGAGAGAGGAAGGGACAGAAGTGAGCTATCATCTCACGGTAGACTCCGAGATAGAATTAAGGGTAGGTTAGAGGAAAATCATAGTGGTATTCAGGAAAGAGGACTCCGGGCTCCATGGGCTAGAAGAAGAGaactggaagaagaaagaaaattaactcCAATAAGCATTGCAGAAACTAGAAGCAGCAAAGTGGAAAGTAAGCCAGAGCAATCTCTTGGGAAGAGGAAAAGCTTGGAAGAGGATCATCATAGTCATAAGCGATCAGGAGACTCATTTGCAGCTCCGTTGCCTTTCAGTGAGATTCTCAAGAGAAAAAGAGCGGCTGCATCTGGTGGTAGGAGCTACAAGGACGAGACCNGGTGGAGCCCCTTAATCATTTCTTAA